The following are encoded in a window of Chondrinema litorale genomic DNA:
- a CDS encoding DinB family protein, producing the protein MKITFLLLGLMFTTMLYAQKNEQLPYKQIPEYAKDFAAGNVVARFIDGLGYRFYWATEGLRAEDLEFKPAEDIRSTFESLKHIYDLTEVILNAVEKKPNIRPREEKKMTAEELRAGSLLNIQKASELFKDKEEISEFIILFDLNGNKSELPVWNLMNGSIADAIYHTGQIVSYRRMSGNPINPKVNVMMGKTGE; encoded by the coding sequence ATGAAAATCACATTCTTGCTACTTGGTTTAATGTTTACCACAATGTTGTATGCTCAGAAAAATGAACAATTACCTTATAAGCAAATTCCAGAATATGCAAAAGATTTTGCAGCCGGTAATGTTGTAGCAAGGTTTATAGATGGTTTAGGTTACAGGTTTTATTGGGCAACAGAAGGTTTGCGAGCAGAAGATTTGGAGTTTAAACCTGCCGAAGATATCCGTTCTACTTTCGAATCTTTAAAGCATATCTACGATCTTACAGAGGTAATTTTAAATGCAGTTGAAAAGAAGCCCAACATTAGGCCTAGAGAAGAAAAAAAGATGACAGCGGAAGAACTCAGAGCAGGTAGTTTGTTGAACATCCAAAAAGCCAGTGAGCTATTTAAAGACAAAGAAGAAATTTCGGAGTTCATTATCCTCTTTGATCTCAACGGGAATAAAAGCGAATTGCCAGTTTGGAATTTGATGAACGGATCGATTGCTGATGCCATTTACCACACAGGTCAGATTGTATCTTACCGCAGAATGAGCGGTAACCCAATTAACCCAAAAGTGAATGTGATGATGGGTAAAACTGGGGAGTGA
- a CDS encoding ISAs1 family transposase, whose product MEGDKSEISKLLEWFGKVQDFRIERSKLYPLDEILFLMLSAVISGCEHWDEIADFGEEKLDWLRKYLPYDHETPSHDTLNRVMSGLDYRSFEVFFIDWASKGMSFDGKIVNLDGKKLCRSATKKEQQTPHSEGGKSAVHLVQAWCSHMQMCLGQYRTKDKSNEIVAIPSLLDLLEVEGAVITIDAMGCQKKITEKIISARADYVIGLKGNQKKLQQKTMALFCSKKEVLPSDEWNSRGHGRIEKRTCRVLSASLLDEGISSGWEKLISLIEIESERRVIATQETSTDKRYYISSLDYSAKGFNEVIRGHWAIENQLHWSLDVQFKEDSSRKRKKNAAQNYGLILRMGVNIIKASPGKISVNRKRHKCARADEYREQVMKFKF is encoded by the coding sequence ATGGAAGGAGATAAGTCAGAAATTTCAAAATTGCTAGAATGGTTCGGTAAGGTACAAGATTTTCGTATTGAGCGGAGCAAACTTTACCCCTTGGACGAGATTTTATTCTTAATGTTAAGTGCGGTCATAAGTGGATGCGAACATTGGGATGAGATCGCTGATTTTGGGGAAGAGAAATTGGACTGGCTACGTAAATACCTCCCATATGACCATGAAACACCCTCACATGATACGTTAAATAGGGTCATGTCAGGTTTGGACTATCGCAGCTTTGAAGTTTTTTTTATTGACTGGGCAAGTAAAGGGATGTCTTTTGATGGTAAGATAGTGAACCTGGACGGCAAAAAGCTCTGCAGGAGTGCGACAAAAAAAGAACAGCAGACCCCTCATTCAGAAGGGGGCAAAAGTGCGGTCCATCTGGTTCAGGCATGGTGCAGTCATATGCAAATGTGTTTAGGACAATATAGGACAAAAGACAAATCGAATGAAATTGTAGCTATTCCTTCGCTGCTGGATCTTTTAGAGGTAGAAGGGGCCGTGATCACTATCGATGCGATGGGCTGCCAAAAGAAAATAACAGAGAAGATCATATCTGCACGGGCAGATTATGTGATCGGGCTGAAAGGCAACCAGAAGAAGCTGCAGCAAAAAACAATGGCCTTATTTTGCTCAAAAAAGGAGGTCCTGCCTTCTGATGAATGGAATTCGCGAGGTCATGGGCGTATAGAAAAACGTACATGCCGTGTTCTTTCGGCAAGCTTGCTCGATGAGGGCATATCAAGTGGGTGGGAGAAACTCATTTCTCTCATAGAGATCGAATCGGAAAGGAGAGTGATAGCGACACAGGAGACCAGCACCGATAAAAGGTACTATATCAGCAGTTTGGATTATAGCGCCAAAGGATTCAATGAGGTGATAAGAGGGCACTGGGCTATAGAAAATCAACTCCACTGGTCTTTGGATGTCCAGTTTAAAGAGGATAGTAGCAGAAAAAGGAAGAAGAATGCCGCTCAAAATTATGGGCTTATACTTAGGATGGGAGTAAACATTATCAAGGCTTCCCCCGGTAAGATCAGTGTTAATAGAAAGAGACATAAATGTGCACGCGCTGATGAATATAGGGAACAGGTTATGAAGTTTAAATTTTGA